A genome region from Cerasicoccus sp. TK19100 includes the following:
- a CDS encoding glycoside hydrolase family 172 protein has product MNLPFNGLSNNLATLPTLSDALSRSITPENPTGEPGKGGMSEPQQWSAHLGKGWKCRPNVPLPAGSTVVLADVEGPGAIQQIWMTPTGPWRMLILRVYYDDCPNPAIECPLGDFFASPFGAVDRFAQVSSQPVCVNPGSAMNCFWTMPFKRRLRMTIENLDDEDRVLFYQINYALAEVASDAAYLHAQFRRVNPLPRMETHTILDGVHGRGHYVGTVIGWGSNTNGWWGEGEVKFYLDDDDAYPTICGTGTEDYFLGSYNFENQKLKCYVPFTTAYAGMPHVWSPDGLYQSQQRFGLYRWHITDPIRFRNRIRVTIQALGWENQRARYRCLSDDISSVAFWYQDGETPVYPALPDRDALSVD; this is encoded by the coding sequence ATGAATTTACCTTTTAATGGTTTGAGTAACAACTTGGCGACCCTGCCAACCCTTTCAGATGCGCTCAGTCGCTCAATTACCCCGGAAAATCCCACTGGGGAGCCCGGCAAAGGCGGTATGTCTGAGCCGCAGCAGTGGTCCGCTCATTTGGGTAAGGGCTGGAAATGTCGCCCGAATGTTCCGCTGCCCGCTGGTAGCACTGTCGTGCTTGCGGACGTTGAAGGCCCGGGCGCGATTCAACAAATCTGGATGACGCCCACTGGGCCATGGCGTATGCTGATCTTGCGGGTGTATTACGATGATTGCCCCAACCCCGCCATTGAGTGCCCCCTCGGAGATTTCTTTGCATCGCCGTTTGGTGCCGTGGATCGTTTTGCTCAAGTAAGCTCGCAACCGGTATGTGTTAATCCCGGGTCTGCGATGAATTGCTTTTGGACGATGCCATTCAAGCGTCGTTTGCGGATGACGATTGAAAACCTGGACGACGAAGATCGCGTATTGTTCTATCAAATCAACTATGCTCTGGCCGAAGTCGCGTCAGATGCTGCCTATCTGCATGCCCAGTTTCGCAGGGTGAATCCGCTGCCGCGCATGGAGACACATACTATCCTCGATGGCGTGCATGGACGGGGGCATTACGTAGGAACGGTGATCGGCTGGGGGTCCAATACCAACGGCTGGTGGGGCGAGGGAGAAGTGAAATTCTACCTGGATGATGACGACGCATACCCGACGATTTGTGGGACTGGCACCGAAGATTATTTCCTCGGCTCATATAATTTCGAGAACCAGAAACTAAAGTGCTACGTGCCGTTCACTACGGCCTATGCTGGTATGCCCCATGTGTGGAGTCCGGACGGGCTCTATCAGTCGCAGCAACGTTTTGGGCTCTACCGTTGGCACATCACCGACCCAATTCGTTTCCGTAATCGCATTCGTGTCACGATCCAGGCTTTGGGGTGGGAGAATCAGCGCGCCCGTTATCGCTGTTTAAGCGATGATATTTCGTCCGTTGCTTTTTGGTATCAAGATGGTGAAACGCCAGTATATCCGGCATTGCCGGATCGCGATGCTTTGAGCGTCGATTGA
- a CDS encoding PKD domain-containing protein, which yields MNSILKTITTCMSLACGASSVLAYTEYSGTMNDFMGINIHSVLWKDYYKDIDDPSIGFSHTDISQAFKWARNYQRWDQFEPENDDYQWMSKDGGRIFYFDEYYRLLNEDGVNLVVVPMDPPLWVGSSIQLPIDNGTGEEPNHYRERAEYVAQMAARYGPTGGLSASRLETSDKVQGLDYVRYFEDHNEPNQDWREDIWPADYYGQYLNAFHDGRGVIRDGSMPIAGVKQGDPNAFHVAGGLNNNGIDDTFLEMMFLSAGRQAFDIINIHTYCRNTHLYPANTWPWPPEAKGTSPEYYIIESGLEEIQQTIEWRDANLPGTPVWVTEFGWDTFEKPDGTHSTNYAPEVSQANYIMRTFPLFKKIGVDKAFLFYDFDPNSTSPKMFSSSGIFKDKTLGHESKPSYFYMTAMSQAIGEYAYDGAHFFGQGDPEIYAYLFSKSDTDVVLMIWCRERDTLFDNGTTTTNYTLAVPYVEDCELITPTDDIIGGVASVLNVSQAGQSGASVTIPLLSETPVFLKLSGTQNIRPNLAPEVSAGKDFEMQLPATACTVTCEASDADGSIAAYQWTQLSGPSATIQQPASAATQLSNLSAGDYVFQVEATDNDGATVRDVVAFSVTNRTTYLSSRFAVPGLIEAEDYDDGGEGITYHDTTTGNSKGEYRLDDDVDINKFSSGGHYITDVVAGEWVDYSVTVVESGLYSMNLRIAAYNDDRRVKVLMDGVTVSGMMQVIQTGDWDVFADNVAAPVNLTAGDHVMRVYFDTSGVVLDSIDIQPYDDGSSVDGYLSLSNTASGWQTLRIFYENNWLDDVDVLAGGNQFLELYLTDESSGLTADWTKLKVALEDTSQTLAELTIGNYETNIGVNWTLVQIPLTDFAALGVDLNHIRFVAINSAGANAFDIGVDEIIFSGGSDPFVWMGETHPINPVSNSNISHTFETTGGVGWLPPYNEPPFVDAGVDVIIRPLADSYTFVSNVYDIDGYVTSYEWTQLSGPNLVQATGIYGPDLSVELDTFGTYEFRLTATDDSGKTCEDDVTLIYEDTGGYLSIDHNAANWRTFSILYDVERLPKDVLGASPSNTDIEFYLKCFDLTYPIDWTRLKIELADASAVKIAVPVSNYETTIDGQWVKVTIPLSDFGAVDLSQLLKVTLISANAGPFYSLGIDEMRFVGGATPVLWYGDDHPEVDLSAIPAEMTVINTVSDGFVQPAP from the coding sequence ATGAATTCGATCCTCAAAACCATTACGACTTGTATGTCGCTGGCCTGCGGGGCCTCCTCCGTGTTAGCTTACACGGAGTACTCTGGAACCATGAATGACTTCATGGGAATTAATATCCACTCCGTGCTGTGGAAGGATTATTATAAAGACATCGACGATCCCAGCATCGGGTTTTCTCACACCGATATCAGCCAGGCATTCAAATGGGCGCGTAACTATCAGCGTTGGGATCAGTTTGAGCCGGAGAATGACGACTATCAATGGATGAGTAAAGATGGCGGTCGTATTTTTTACTTCGACGAGTACTACCGCTTACTGAACGAAGACGGCGTCAACTTAGTCGTGGTCCCAATGGATCCTCCATTATGGGTCGGTAGTAGCATTCAGTTGCCAATTGATAATGGCACGGGCGAAGAACCTAATCATTACCGTGAGCGCGCTGAGTATGTTGCTCAGATGGCGGCGCGTTATGGCCCAACCGGCGGACTTTCTGCGTCTCGTCTTGAGACATCGGACAAGGTTCAAGGACTGGACTATGTCCGTTATTTTGAGGATCACAATGAGCCCAATCAGGACTGGCGAGAGGATATCTGGCCGGCTGATTACTACGGACAGTATCTAAATGCTTTTCATGACGGACGGGGCGTAATTCGCGATGGGTCCATGCCGATCGCGGGCGTCAAGCAGGGGGACCCGAATGCGTTTCACGTGGCCGGTGGACTAAACAATAATGGTATCGACGATACTTTTCTGGAGATGATGTTTCTCTCGGCTGGTCGCCAAGCATTCGACATTATTAACATCCACACTTATTGCCGCAATACTCACCTCTACCCGGCAAATACGTGGCCCTGGCCTCCAGAAGCCAAAGGAACTTCGCCCGAATACTATATTATCGAAAGTGGACTGGAAGAGATTCAGCAGACGATAGAGTGGCGTGACGCAAACCTGCCGGGAACACCCGTTTGGGTAACTGAATTTGGTTGGGATACTTTCGAAAAACCGGATGGTACGCATTCCACGAATTATGCGCCGGAGGTGTCTCAGGCGAATTACATCATGCGGACATTTCCGCTGTTCAAGAAGATCGGTGTCGATAAGGCGTTTCTCTTCTATGACTTTGATCCGAATTCGACGAGTCCCAAGATGTTTTCCAGCTCAGGGATTTTTAAAGACAAAACGCTTGGGCATGAATCGAAGCCCTCGTATTTTTATATGACTGCTATGTCGCAGGCCATTGGTGAGTATGCTTATGATGGTGCCCACTTTTTTGGTCAGGGCGATCCAGAGATTTACGCTTACTTGTTTTCCAAGTCAGACACAGACGTCGTGTTGATGATCTGGTGCCGTGAGCGTGATACGCTTTTTGATAACGGAACCACGACCACTAATTATACACTGGCGGTTCCCTACGTTGAAGATTGCGAGCTCATCACGCCTACAGATGACATCATTGGCGGTGTCGCGTCGGTATTAAATGTGTCCCAAGCTGGGCAGTCGGGAGCTTCCGTAACGATCCCATTGTTGAGTGAAACGCCAGTATTCCTAAAACTGAGCGGAACGCAAAACATCCGCCCCAACCTGGCACCTGAAGTCAGTGCTGGGAAGGATTTCGAAATGCAGCTACCAGCGACAGCTTGCACGGTTACTTGTGAGGCGAGCGACGCGGATGGAAGCATCGCGGCATACCAATGGACTCAATTATCCGGGCCTTCGGCAACGATTCAGCAGCCTGCGAGTGCTGCGACACAGCTGAGTAATCTATCAGCAGGTGACTATGTTTTTCAGGTTGAAGCTACTGACAATGACGGTGCCACGGTGCGTGATGTCGTGGCTTTCTCGGTCACGAATCGAACGACTTACTTATCCAGTCGTTTTGCGGTTCCTGGCCTGATTGAAGCGGAAGACTACGATGACGGTGGTGAAGGCATTACCTACCACGATACAACGACGGGAAATAGTAAGGGCGAGTATCGACTGGACGACGACGTCGACATCAACAAATTCTCCAGTGGTGGGCACTACATTACTGACGTAGTGGCTGGTGAATGGGTGGACTATTCGGTGACCGTTGTCGAGAGCGGATTATATTCCATGAATCTTCGAATCGCTGCTTACAATGACGATCGACGAGTAAAAGTCCTGATGGATGGTGTCACCGTCTCCGGAATGATGCAGGTCATTCAAACCGGGGATTGGGATGTGTTCGCCGATAACGTCGCCGCGCCGGTAAACCTAACCGCCGGCGACCACGTGATGCGTGTTTATTTTGACACAAGCGGCGTTGTTCTGGACTCCATCGATATACAACCGTATGATGATGGCTCCTCAGTCGACGGTTACCTGAGCCTGTCCAATACGGCTTCTGGCTGGCAAACACTGCGGATCTTTTATGAAAATAATTGGTTGGATGATGTGGATGTGCTCGCCGGTGGTAATCAGTTTCTGGAGCTTTACTTGACTGATGAGTCGTCTGGTCTCACCGCGGATTGGACCAAGCTGAAAGTTGCGCTGGAAGACACCAGTCAAACGCTCGCAGAACTAACCATTGGCAATTACGAAACGAACATTGGCGTTAACTGGACGCTGGTGCAAATTCCGCTGACTGACTTTGCGGCTTTGGGAGTGGATTTGAATCACATACGTTTCGTTGCCATTAACTCAGCCGGTGCCAATGCGTTCGACATTGGAGTGGACGAAATCATTTTCAGCGGTGGCAGTGATCCCTTCGTTTGGATGGGTGAGACTCATCCGATCAATCCGGTGTCAAACAGTAACATCTCGCATACCTTTGAGACGACTGGTGGCGTTGGCTGGTTGCCGCCTTACAATGAGCCGCCCTTTGTCGATGCGGGTGTCGACGTGATAATCAGACCATTGGCAGACAGCTATACTTTCGTTAGCAACGTCTACGATATTGATGGTTATGTGACTAGCTACGAATGGACTCAGTTAAGTGGTCCGAATCTCGTGCAAGCAACGGGAATTTATGGTCCGGACTTGTCGGTAGAGCTGGATACCTTTGGCACGTATGAGTTCCGCCTCACTGCCACAGATGATAGTGGAAAAACATGTGAGGACGATGTAACACTAATCTATGAGGATACCGGTGGGTATCTTTCTATTGACCACAATGCGGCCAATTGGCGCACCTTCTCCATCCTTTATGATGTGGAGAGGTTGCCGAAGGACGTCCTTGGCGCATCGCCTTCCAATACCGACATTGAGTTCTATTTAAAGTGCTTCGATCTTACTTATCCGATTGATTGGACGCGCCTAAAAATTGAGCTGGCAGATGCCTCTGCGGTAAAGATTGCCGTTCCGGTGTCGAATTATGAAACTACTATCGACGGACAGTGGGTGAAAGTAACGATACCGCTGAGTGACTTTGGTGCTGTTGACTTAAGCCAGTTGTTGAAGGTCACCTTGATCTCGGCAAACGCGGGGCCATTCTATTCTTTGGGCATTGATGAAATGCGGTTTGTTGGTGGTGCCACCCCGGTGCTCTGGTATGGCGATGATCACCCCGAAGTCGATCTAAGCGCGATTCCCGCAGAGATGACTGTAATCAACACGGTTAGCGATGGGTTTGTGCAGCCAGCTCCTTAA
- a CDS encoding Ig-like domain-containing protein, with protein sequence MDTPLKNLPRSLFSPIRATARVLLYGSLLLGITRTEAVTTGISADADATTKDFITGIIQGSDPNSNTDDLPYRLFVPTHYDPAKKYPLVYFFHGQGEYGTNNQSQLDGIPDPLVFVTAENREKHPAFMLAPQTPVKTWVDALRREQKEELLQQILSEYNIDPDRIYVTGISLGGNSTWDFVNRNSGQIAAMVPVCGWGPNHNIQGIPVWALHAGNDRVIDPTAGNGTDANIQETRNNGDRAIYTRYDEGGHAIWSEAYATPPLVDWMFSQRRGQQSMTLPFVEMTLVRVGATLSAEGFIRDSSLQTTQVSWESDAESSGIATGTDTWTVSDVPLRSGDNLINIIASGTDFAPGLAGGSTTFNAPIVVNDFSVPSGDETPPMLTIATPVATDGGYLTTLDSITISGTASDNVGVTNVVWSSDRGFSGSGVGTSSWTANDIPLLSGVNFITITVFDNAGNYAQAFLRVWQNEPPAPQDDTLATYQDVAVDLPVLLNDSDPDESPTIVRLLSVDAPQHGQARLYDGVIRYRPDPGFSGEDSFTYTVTDGFENATAAVSVIVGDAYPAPQTALFAQDFDASSLLGDYYDASAPNGGQWNNIGANADGGNWSIDNGVLKLVRANSTSSANGAGLMRWTDLSPTPQVIRMTFDVGFLNTPNVKNTLAHIDIGSFGDEIVGYNADTPSYQRSARLEIAGNTTGRFRFGIEGDRRGDYPSDGSLQTVSWYVNTTSEAAPFIDPNGVVRTIDAGSQSLFVGVEPLIENVSRRYPNTSPVDMRLRVAVGGDFTMLLDNFTISHVESLPDNLAPVVDAGAAQTVAFGVGVSLTGTVDDDGLPLYSVPETLWSKVSGPGSVVFADPAAAVTTATFSETGEYELRLLANDGELSGSDSVTIIVENNDPYNDWQGEHFTEQELGDPAISSDEADPDSDGLSNLIEYALGHDPKEPSAVSRPAAAFDGAHLSFLFKRIPARTDLIYEVIAADGLSGPWTVIARSVGGAPFLDVDGGTESIAETGSEVISVSVVDATPISISPSGRFMRLRIIRNDGP encoded by the coding sequence ATGGATACCCCCCTAAAAAATCTTCCTCGGTCATTGTTCTCTCCGATTCGTGCGACTGCTCGAGTGTTGCTTTACGGTTCGCTTCTGCTTGGGATAACCAGAACCGAGGCCGTTACAACGGGCATTTCGGCGGACGCTGATGCGACGACGAAAGATTTTATAACGGGCATCATTCAGGGGAGTGACCCGAACAGTAACACCGATGACCTGCCTTACCGATTATTCGTCCCAACGCATTATGACCCGGCTAAGAAATATCCGTTAGTGTATTTCTTCCACGGACAAGGCGAGTATGGCACGAATAATCAATCGCAGCTAGACGGGATTCCAGATCCGCTGGTGTTTGTCACGGCGGAGAATCGTGAAAAACACCCAGCATTCATGCTGGCCCCGCAGACTCCGGTAAAGACATGGGTGGACGCACTGAGACGTGAACAGAAAGAGGAGCTGCTTCAGCAAATACTGAGTGAGTATAACATCGACCCGGATCGCATCTACGTAACGGGCATTTCGCTGGGCGGCAATTCCACTTGGGACTTCGTAAACCGAAACTCAGGTCAAATCGCAGCCATGGTGCCAGTGTGCGGGTGGGGTCCCAATCACAATATTCAAGGCATTCCGGTTTGGGCGTTGCATGCCGGTAATGATCGAGTGATCGACCCAACGGCAGGCAATGGCACAGATGCCAACATTCAGGAAACGCGAAACAATGGAGACCGCGCGATTTACACGCGTTATGACGAAGGTGGTCACGCAATATGGAGTGAAGCTTACGCGACGCCGCCCTTGGTCGACTGGATGTTTTCACAGCGGCGCGGACAGCAGTCGATGACGCTTCCTTTTGTGGAGATGACGTTGGTTCGCGTCGGTGCCACGTTGAGTGCGGAAGGTTTTATCCGCGACAGCAGCCTGCAGACTACGCAGGTTAGCTGGGAGAGCGATGCGGAAAGCAGTGGCATTGCGACGGGAACCGATACCTGGACTGTGAGTGATGTGCCACTGCGAAGTGGGGACAATCTAATCAATATCATCGCGTCCGGTACTGATTTCGCGCCTGGTTTGGCGGGTGGTAGCACTACCTTCAATGCGCCGATTGTGGTCAATGATTTCTCGGTGCCGTCAGGCGATGAAACACCGCCTATGCTGACCATCGCTACGCCGGTAGCCACCGATGGCGGTTATTTAACTACCTTGGACAGTATTACAATCAGTGGAACCGCGTCAGATAATGTCGGCGTGACGAATGTCGTGTGGTCGTCTGATCGTGGCTTTTCCGGTTCGGGAGTCGGAACCTCCTCATGGACGGCCAATGATATACCGCTCCTAAGCGGCGTGAATTTCATCACGATCACTGTTTTTGATAATGCAGGCAACTATGCGCAGGCTTTTCTGCGGGTTTGGCAAAATGAGCCACCTGCGCCGCAGGATGATACATTGGCCACTTACCAAGATGTGGCGGTAGATTTACCGGTTTTGCTCAATGACAGTGATCCGGACGAGAGTCCTACTATCGTTCGTTTGCTTTCAGTGGATGCGCCGCAGCATGGGCAGGCGCGCCTTTATGATGGCGTCATTCGTTACCGCCCGGATCCTGGCTTTAGCGGTGAGGACTCCTTCACTTACACCGTGACGGACGGATTCGAAAACGCGACGGCGGCAGTGTCGGTGATTGTCGGCGATGCTTATCCCGCACCTCAAACAGCTTTATTCGCCCAAGACTTTGACGCCTCATCGCTGCTTGGCGACTACTACGATGCGTCAGCTCCCAATGGTGGTCAGTGGAATAATATTGGCGCTAATGCTGATGGAGGCAACTGGAGCATTGATAACGGCGTTCTTAAGCTGGTGCGCGCAAACAGCACATCCAGTGCGAATGGGGCAGGGCTAATGCGTTGGACAGATCTTAGCCCTACGCCGCAAGTCATACGGATGACGTTTGACGTTGGCTTCCTCAATACGCCCAACGTAAAGAATACGCTGGCCCACATCGATATCGGTAGCTTCGGCGATGAAATAGTGGGCTACAATGCGGACACGCCATCCTATCAACGATCGGCCCGCCTGGAAATTGCGGGTAACACGACGGGGCGTTTTCGCTTTGGCATCGAGGGAGACCGCCGGGGGGACTATCCATCGGACGGCTCTCTGCAAACGGTTTCCTGGTACGTAAATACCACCTCCGAGGCTGCGCCTTTCATCGACCCCAATGGCGTTGTGCGTACGATCGATGCGGGTTCTCAAAGCTTGTTCGTGGGCGTCGAGCCATTGATCGAAAATGTGAGCCGACGTTATCCCAACACCTCTCCGGTGGACATGCGATTGCGTGTCGCGGTGGGCGGCGATTTTACCATGTTGCTTGATAACTTCACGATCAGTCACGTCGAATCGCTACCGGATAACTTGGCTCCGGTGGTGGATGCGGGAGCGGCTCAAACTGTCGCATTCGGGGTTGGCGTTTCGCTGACTGGAACCGTGGATGATGATGGTCTGCCTTTGTATTCCGTGCCCGAGACTTTGTGGAGCAAAGTTAGCGGTCCGGGAAGTGTTGTTTTTGCAGATCCTGCAGCCGCAGTGACGACGGCTACTTTCTCCGAGACCGGTGAGTATGAATTGAGATTGCTGGCGAACGATGGCGAGCTGAGTGGCAGTGATTCGGTGACGATCATCGTTGAGAACAATGATCCATACAACGATTGGCAAGGAGAGCACTTTACTGAACAAGAACTGGGCGATCCTGCAATAAGCAGTGATGAGGCAGATCCCGATAGCGATGGCCTATCCAACCTGATTGAATATGCGTTGGGGCACGACCCCAAGGAACCTTCAGCAGTAAGCCGTCCTGCGGCGGCATTCGATGGGGCTCATCTCAGTTTTCTTTTTAAGCGAATACCCGCGCGCACAGATCTGATTTACGAGGTAATTGCCGCTGATGGCCTTAGCGGGCCCTGGACGGTTATTGCCCGTAGCGTGGGAGGCGCTCCGTTTTTGGATGTCGATGGCGGAACGGAATCGATTGCCGAAACTGGCTCCGAGGTAATTAGCGTTTCGGTCGTCGACGCCACGCCAATCAGCATATCGCCCAGTGGCCGTTTTATGCGGCTACGGATCATTCGCAATGACGGACCTTGA
- a CDS encoding dienelactone hydrolase family protein has product MKLSSLTNSIRWLPVAASIALLHHHGYAANPLDFEVHSLDYNADGVVDLPGRLLVPTNYDPNQSYPLVVFYHGQQEGGTDNVIHVQKPNIDNLVANAKSRDFFLYAPQGPANVSSWSIPNIDYSMIMAMNAAREYNIDRKQIYVTGLSLGGGAAWTAISRYTEGLAGAVPIAGIQGKQMDNARLVGKPIWAYHVENDPQVWTGFTRGHINDIRNADGKSALNFPLNADPNDPYYSDGSPYYSDGSTYYEEDSLHYSEYEGNYHGGWGAAYNEPHLYDWLLAQVSSPDVTVGDTFLFDFGNVQVSVPDTNGNTWNSTYKNLFKVEGVALPFAKKTNGDSSHVCIEVSAIFPTHMTNGSATGIPYDNKIGTDGWITEIDATDTTDFGQLTLSGLIPGAEYSLDIFATNPNGDGGRGRMSRYEVGTDTRDLQVHQNVANIATFASVTADADGEISIKVYPTPGSGSRYGQINTLEMALVSLPTGPTPGHFEVYSFDHRNDGNIDLPGQLYVPSGYDENTLWPMVIYLHGDNERGVDNVAQINAKLDGLIANADSEGFFIYAPQLSDSLGSWNSSEIDKVVRVAADITRYYTIDFSKISLTGVEIGGGGVWNAFSRYAEAFAAAMPVCGDTSGATVYADIVGLSIWAFHSEGDSVVPVWNPRSAVNWIRAEAGKSSLSFPLDSDPNDPYYSDGSPYYSDGSTYYEEDGLRYSEFNSNAHDIWTQVYADANTYAWLLSQSTADQDLLPTELMLFDFGNAQVLSNDSQGRYWNSTDKHYYETYGTALPFAGTITGRHTAVSVNVDGLFESHMTNGVASGTPYDNNIASDGWLTAVNATQTAGFGELAVSGLVPGGVYRLEIFATNPSSDNNRGRMSRYEVGSATADLEVYNNSTGTAVLNNCVADAFGEVRIKVYPTPGTTSRFGQINVLELSAVSLP; this is encoded by the coding sequence ATGAAACTCTCATCTTTGACGAATAGCATTCGTTGGCTGCCAGTGGCTGCCAGCATCGCTTTATTGCACCATCATGGCTATGCGGCCAACCCGCTTGATTTTGAAGTGCACAGCCTCGATTACAATGCCGACGGTGTCGTCGATCTTCCTGGTCGCCTTCTTGTGCCGACAAACTACGACCCGAATCAGTCCTATCCATTGGTGGTTTTCTACCATGGCCAACAAGAAGGAGGAACGGACAACGTCATACACGTGCAGAAACCAAATATCGACAACCTTGTCGCTAATGCCAAATCGCGTGACTTCTTTCTTTATGCGCCGCAAGGGCCCGCAAATGTAAGCTCATGGAGCATCCCGAACATTGATTATTCAATGATCATGGCGATGAATGCTGCTCGTGAATACAATATCGACCGCAAGCAAATTTATGTAACCGGCTTGTCGCTTGGCGGGGGAGCTGCCTGGACTGCGATTTCGCGCTACACTGAAGGATTGGCAGGTGCGGTGCCGATCGCAGGCATACAAGGCAAGCAGATGGATAACGCACGGCTGGTCGGTAAGCCAATTTGGGCGTATCATGTGGAGAACGATCCACAAGTCTGGACGGGCTTTACCCGTGGGCACATCAATGACATTCGTAACGCTGACGGAAAAAGTGCTTTGAATTTCCCGCTCAATGCTGATCCCAACGATCCATATTATTCTGACGGATCGCCCTACTACAGCGATGGGTCCACTTACTACGAGGAAGACAGTTTACACTACAGTGAGTACGAGGGCAATTATCATGGCGGATGGGGAGCTGCTTACAATGAACCGCACCTTTATGATTGGCTGTTGGCGCAAGTCTCTTCGCCAGATGTGACCGTTGGCGATACATTCCTTTTCGATTTTGGTAACGTTCAAGTGAGCGTGCCGGATACGAACGGAAATACATGGAATAGCACCTACAAAAATTTGTTTAAAGTAGAAGGCGTGGCTTTGCCATTTGCGAAAAAGACCAATGGCGATAGCAGCCATGTTTGTATCGAAGTGTCCGCCATTTTTCCCACTCACATGACCAATGGTTCAGCGACGGGCATTCCCTACGATAACAAGATCGGTACGGACGGCTGGATTACCGAAATCGATGCAACCGACACGACTGATTTCGGGCAGCTTACCCTGAGCGGATTGATCCCTGGTGCCGAGTATTCTTTGGACATCTTCGCGACGAATCCCAATGGCGATGGTGGTCGCGGGCGCATGTCTCGTTATGAGGTTGGCACGGATACGCGCGACCTTCAAGTGCATCAGAATGTAGCCAACATCGCTACCTTTGCGTCGGTGACGGCTGATGCTGACGGAGAAATCTCAATCAAGGTCTATCCAACACCGGGCAGTGGCTCACGCTATGGGCAGATTAACACGCTGGAGATGGCTCTGGTTTCGTTGCCAACGGGACCGACTCCAGGACATTTCGAAGTTTACAGTTTTGATCACCGCAACGATGGAAACATTGATTTGCCCGGACAGTTGTATGTCCCCTCGGGTTACGACGAAAACACACTTTGGCCCATGGTGATTTACCTTCATGGTGATAATGAACGCGGAGTAGACAATGTTGCCCAGATCAATGCCAAACTTGATGGCCTGATTGCGAATGCCGATAGCGAAGGCTTCTTTATCTATGCTCCGCAGTTGTCAGATTCATTAGGCAGCTGGAACTCAAGCGAAATTGACAAGGTTGTTCGGGTCGCTGCAGATATCACCCGCTACTACACTATTGATTTTAGCAAAATCTCTTTAACCGGTGTAGAAATCGGCGGTGGCGGCGTTTGGAACGCATTCTCAAGATATGCAGAAGCCTTTGCTGCGGCGATGCCAGTGTGTGGCGATACCAGCGGGGCCACTGTATATGCTGATATCGTTGGCCTGTCGATTTGGGCATTCCATTCAGAAGGCGATTCCGTCGTGCCCGTTTGGAATCCACGCAGCGCTGTAAATTGGATTCGTGCGGAGGCAGGTAAAAGTTCGCTTTCGTTCCCTCTGGATAGTGATCCTAACGATCCTTACTACAGTGATGGCTCGCCTTACTATTCCGATGGTTCCACTTACTACGAAGAGGATGGTTTGCGTTACTCGGAGTTTAATTCCAATGCGCATGATATTTGGACGCAGGTTTATGCCGACGCGAACACCTATGCATGGCTCTTGTCGCAATCTACTGCGGATCAGGACCTTTTGCCGACGGAGTTGATGCTGTTCGATTTTGGTAACGCGCAGGTGTTATCTAATGACAGTCAAGGCCGCTACTGGAATAGCACGGACAAGCACTACTACGAAACCTACGGCACGGCTCTGCCATTTGCCGGGACGATTACTGGCCGCCACACTGCTGTTTCTGTAAACGTCGATGGTTTATTCGAATCACATATGACTAATGGCGTAGCCAGCGGAACGCCGTATGATAACAACATTGCGTCGGACGGTTGGCTGACTGCGGTAAACGCCACTCAAACGGCAGGCTTCGGTGAGCTGGCAGTGTCTGGGTTAGTTCCAGGCGGCGTGTATCGCTTAGAGATCTTTGCGACCAATCCGAGCAGTGATAATAATCGCGGGCGCATGAGCCGCTATGAGGTCGGATCGGCAACGGCTGACCTTGAGGTCTACAATAACTCTACTGGTACCGCAGTGCTCAACAATTGCGTCGCTGACGCGTTTGGAGAGGTCCGCATCAAAGTCTATCCGACGCCAGGTACGACTTCCCGTTTCGGCCAAATTAATGTTCTGGAGCTTTCGGCTGTTTCGCTGCCATAG